In Ischnura elegans chromosome 3, ioIscEleg1.1, whole genome shotgun sequence, the sequence GGCTAATAGAGCCACTTATTTCatctgtaaaataataaaaatagttccATTAAGACTGTGTTCCTTCTAGAATGCCATTATTAAAGGGCTTAGAAAGCCTTATAGGCCCTAAAATGAACACTTAGCTTTGAATTAGTACATTCACAGAACCAtaaatttacatagttttcaTAGAacatagagaaaatttttaatactaactaataaaggcctggttacacggtgcattaacccgtacgggttaatgtatgaatgcgtgtctgaaTGGTGGAcatttgcgtgaacgaggagcatgaatgagcggttacacggtacatgcgttcgcacaagttttcacacattttctcgtaacgcgaggcgtttaatttttgttgccactaggtggctctgttatgagttcaacttgtgcgaatgcaagaatgaaattagaacaggttctattttccgttcacgcgttcatgcatttgtacattttggggtggttacacggtgaatttttccgttcattctcgcattcatacatttagacaatccgtacgggttaatgcacagtgtaaccaggccttaagagttaataaaaggaaatttagacATAGCCAGCTTTCAGCCATCAGAGAACAGTATTCAATGAAGATTCCAATAAACATgtcaatgcacagaaaaaactGGTATGTTTGGAGATTATATGCGCAAATGTATTCACAATGAACTTTTCCTCAaacacgatttaaaaaaatggctgatACATCACAGCACAAATGTAAACGTCTAATGCAACTCAATATGTAATAGGCATGAACAGTGACAGAAATTGTGAGCTAGATATGGGGAGTCAACAAGAGGAAATAATTTTGGAAGCTTTTGCTGACTAACAAGAACAAAgggtcaataaaaattaatatggaaGTTCCAAGCAAAATGACGAATTTTAAGCTTAAAGTGCACTTAATTTTATTCAGGCTAATTTAATGTGCTTACTGACCTAATTAAGATATGACAAacattaaaagtaataatttaattagTGTGCAAAAAAGTTACTAACCTAAAGTCACCAATGAAACCGATTGTCACTAACACTTGGTTTAATAGGGGAAAACATACATCAAAAAGAAGATATGGCAAGGAAAAGCTTTGTAAAGTTATGGTGTGAAGAACACTCAAGAATTATATCGAAGAGGGCAGAAACTATGGGTGTTATTTCATTAGAACGCATGGGAATACAAAAAGAAACTTATTTACAGCCGAGGTATGTAATGCTTATATGTAATATGGTTTTCAAATCCAGCCAACTAACCCCCAGAGTTAAAGAAATAGATTCCCAATACAATAATGGAGTATTATAGCCTTGAGTATTATACTCTAATTTCAATGTCTACATAAGGACGCAATATCATTTGAGTAATATAACCTCAAATCTCCTTCATATGAAATCAATGGCTGGTCAACAAATACAGCTATTCACAATAATTAATTATGCCTAcgccaagaaaataaattcccttgATAAAGAAGCGCAACATAATATGTTAAAGGGTGATTCTCAGATagctcatgaaataaaaatcttacccaaatttttatttaatatctcgCCCACATGTCCACTCGGCCTTTCAACTTCCCCACCTAATCCTCGGACTCGCAGCCCTGGAATAATGAAATGATCGGATTAAGTAATCTCATACACATCTTATTTGTTCTTCAAATGCCACTTACAAATTCCTACTTACCAGGATGATCAGACACATATTCGTTTCTCTCACTAATTGCAAGTTCATCTAGACGCTGAGTCAACGGAGACGGCCTACTTGACTCCCTCGGCATATCCTGAGATCTAGGAACTTCATTTGGCCGTCCACTAAGGTAATTCTTTAAACTTCCGAACACGCTCTAAAACAGTAATAATGAATATGATGAAATCGCCAATGAATAAGGCGAAGGATGACAAGGACAACACCATTGATTCAAGGTTACTCGATAAACAGCAGCGTATGCCATCTGTTATGTACCTTGATGCTTTGGATGTGTTTCTGACTAGTCCTCAGGGTGCTATTAATATCATCTAATCTTCGTTCGGTTCTCTCAAGCTGCTCCCTTTGTTTCACTAATTCCTAAAAGGTAATACTTCAGTATGAAACCAATATCAATTTTCCAAATAtcgcaaggaaaaaataatttgaatacctCAGCAGTGGCTACTCCAATTTGCTCTGATTCTCTAAGAATACCTATGGACCTCTGGGATGACTGAATAGTTCTTTCTtcgatcattttctttctttctagAAGCTGAAGTCGTTTCTCTTCCAATTCTCTTTCTTGGTCGTATTCTGGTGACAGCATGTAACTCGAGTTTCCCTTCTTGGCCCCTCGAAGGAAGGTTTCATCGTCCACATCATCATCTTCTTCTGGGTAGAATGGATTTTTTGGGGCACTGTTGTAATTATAGCCAGCCATATCACTTAAAATTTGAGAATATAGGAAGTGTCACAAGACAACAACACCTGCCTCTATGGCCTTGGGTCGAAATCTAAGCTCAATCGCAAATCTCGCGATTATCGATATATGATCCCAGAGTCGCAGATTTGCCCTTGCCTCGATTCGGGGCATCTCGAATCGATTCaatcttagaccatttaagtaagtagacctgccattcgggcggaacgctgtggccaacttCGCACGGCgtggaagtgagtgggatgagggaacgtgacgtcacggttgggaccgcagacgatattccgtatgcgcgcttgagatattttaacgctcatccgctgcaaagtcgctgaaaagcgacgatattgggcacgcaaaatgattattcacttaataaatatatttttacgatgaaccaaggcattttatagccttgactgtgcgcaaaaagctaaataaatcaagataaagcgaaaagcgatcgtattaaataaattgattaagaatgtcatatgtaaacatgggcgtacccagcgaagggcagggggagcagctgtccccctagaagcaaatatcgcaaaagtctttaagcaaaatcagtactgaattgaaacgaaagtattcaacaaattttcttcaaaccaacgaaaaatgatatgtattagtataagttaagtaactgaaataaaactattttttcaatgaaataatctcataaactaataaagcgctctTGTAATGTTCttttaatgttgttttcattcatcttttccaggctaaaatgtctcaactttgcttgccccccccccctcctagatcatggcttcccccctagaccatggctttcctccccctagaccatggcttcaccccctctaggtgaAAAAACAGGGGTTctggaaagtatcacgtaattttttccgcaaaaaccagtttattgcgaccgcggtaatcttcaataaaaataattaaacaaatcgttttatttatgaacccaacacaatgaagcctagattaacgtatttacactgaaaatacgcattttgaaaaatcctacgtgagattagaaagaaggcgtggagcaaaatcccacgatatctcacataggatgaagggaggggtccataaaaaggcaaaattattttagaaatattacttattactagtagattaacctaacggtgacattcctataaaatgaatattaagactgtcccaacggtcgtgtgtcatttttgacctgtaattttagtaactttgcatcgagcaataatcatgaaaattggcacactaatatggggaaaggtcctaagttttgttgagtttaagcaaaattttacaattttgaccttttgaccccacaatgtgggtccaaaccaaaaattttaatttgccttatgtagttttaatgtaaaaaatcgagattgaaaaatgtctgaatttcattgatcaaaatgtcaattcttgggttttcggacacaagaaacctgaaaaaaaaacactttcatttacgaaaattcaaccgttgacccagtaaggtcaccgttaaggtcataagggtggcaaaaagaatagcataccaacaaaggtgtcgatccatggattgtatagggcacccaagtcattggtattgtccaaatacccgtattattcactaattgacctccaaggtaaatacggaggtcaaaggccatagaggtaaacgtccggccatcgtgacacccaggtttcgaaccatgtCGAACCATATTTCGAACcatattttaattcttcgttaaaactttcgcgggtgctcgtcatgttgaattaaaacttttgggctatgtcgccgcgtcagattttgggtggccccaacgtttcccgaccgatgctggtcgctttctcaagggaatctgaaagggattcccttgagaaagcgaccagcatcggtcgggaaacgtttgggccacccaaaatctgacgcggcgacatagcccaaaagttttaattcaacatatattttaatgacaatattttccacatctgcgggcaacaaaacagcagctatTTGAACGGCGttgtgtatcatgtgcgctgcaaaaccgatttaataacttgtgatgtacaggccttagatctgaaggaatgaccatgaaaaatggcatggaaaggcatccttctgctgatgcaagtttcttttcttcgtttttattataaatttctgtattttggaggaagatgcagaagtatttaaatatcttttatgctcttgcgtctccaagtgcttcgaaatatcattcctactgccgtgaaaaatagaaaattacccgttacatttcacacattagacaaagtaatcgctcctggatttttttaataaaatgagattcacttcttatatgatctttgaatttgcatcctcttttgttacacattatgacaaaaatctaaaaaataaaatcatgtcataaatagttttaaaaaatttcattgaaaactcggtaagtacatacgtacaaaattgcaagaatatatttattaagttattcaatgaaacaaatataattgattgttttaaagcaaatttatctttaaaattattttaatccaatcctctctttctttcttattataaatatgttaataggtattatttattcccagaattttccgtagcgtacgtaaatcgtaggtgtcacttgcaaagccggcgctagacctttttccactgacccttttcctctctaaaattccccccgtttacaacttttgtgcaagatttcatgtttttataacgatgttccgaatgatgctatatcgctaacgagataataaaaaaatctgcgtaagtttacaaagggctttgtcttcatttcactgccacaatattttttcgtcgctgccaatgccgaaaaatgccactgttcattaattgttaagttcaccaatccaaccatagctgagagaatacttctcgtacatagcgcaatatatattagtgcttttaattgaaaaatcgcaaagaaaatggtcagaataccgcagtgatacaatGAAtacccattcgtagccatgcgctacgacgatgagcgtcccaaccgtgacgtcacgtcgctttaaaagtgggcggggaaggaagggagcggaggggagatcttggccacacggcgagacatgggtaggggtggggaatggcgggtctagttcttatatggtctaaggatTCAATCGAAGACACTTGAATAACGAAAATAATCTCAACCCTCCCCCTCCCAACTGCTCCCACCCGTTTCTCACCCACTGGGGTATATGCATTGATAGTCATGATTCTTTGAATTCGTCTCTTCGTGTCTCCACCCAGGGCAGATTTTTAGTACAAATGACCCTCTACTCGACGTGAAGTGAGATACAGCAAATgtcatttcattttaaagaaagaaaaatatcgcCAGTGCCTGTGCAGTTCTAGTGATGTCGTTTGTAACTGTGGACGTCGTATGCTGATATCATAATTTATCTTATCGTGATTATATATCAATAAAAGGAAAGAAGCTGAGTCATCTAATCAACGTTAGGGGACCATGTATTCATCCTGCCGTGCTAGATTGTTTTCGTGGCCGAGAATTCGGTTCTTTAGTAGCTCCATTGATGATAATAGGTAAAATGTGCTCCAAGTGATTTTTTCTGGCAAAATGTGGCTCTCATGAAATATAAGCCGAAATTTTCTTTTAGAGCTTACAGACTGACTCCCGGACAAATGGAAACTATGCTTGACATAGGTTCAAGGGCTATTTTCAATGAGGATCATGACACCTTGAGGAAGAGCGTTCGTCGCTTCTTCAGGGAGGAAATGATGCCATttcgaaaaaagtaaataaatgttttctccaagcatatatttaaatataatcctGAAGAATTAGAGCAATCCTTCTTCAATCACAcatttatttcaggtgggagaaTGATGGAATGGTCGATAGGTCAGCCTGGTCACGAATGGGAGAACTTGGGCTTCTTGGGATTGACACTCCAGTGAGCAAGGGTGGCCCTGGCGGCTCTTTCCTTCACTCTGTCATAATAATGGAGGAACAGTGAGTTTTTGGTGGGGTTAAGTTAAAGGGTGTGCTCTTGCCTGAAGCATTGCCCGTTGTGTTGACAGTATCAATGGAAATATCAAGGATAGAaacatttattgcaaaaaaagcaCGCAAAAAATGTAGAAGACAAAGATAACAGGAGGAATTGAGGCATTTAAGTTTTCCCATGCTCATTGGTATATATGTAATACACTTGCTACTTTTGTTTAATGTTTTTCTCATAAGCTCTTTTCACATCTTAATTCCATCTCAATATATCGTTAATTAAGTATAGCAGTTTGCATTTTTGTCTCTTACTATGCATACTTAACCCAGGAGTGACTAAAGGCCTGCTTGGTGAGAAAATTATTCTTCAGATGTTGATGAAGAAAATTCTTTATACTTTTTTCCCTGCCAGAATTGACAGtgttgactcaacgctctccaaCAATTCAATTTATAGTTTTTTCCTCAGTCATCATGTTTCTGTAGGATCCAATTGGCTTAGTTAGATTAATCCAGccaggggcgcagataggaaatgaggataggggggttttaggcacaactaatataCTGGGTGGtctggggatatggaatacccgccGGGTAAGCTGGAGGTACAAGGGCTCTCCCCCAgacaaattttaatataaatggttcaaaatggtgagttgtactgctttgtgagggatatttcattaatattaacactattctataagtaatattaatccaatgaagtaaaatggactaaacttaaaaatttgtctgagctctgggggggtttatcccccaagccccccccccccttgctgcaccactgaatCCAGCAGCAAGCATCTTTAGTTTCTTCTCTAGTCTCTCAAAAATGCCTCTTCATTAGGCAGAACTTTATCCTCCTTGCTTTTACACATACTAATATCACATAATTTCGGTTTCTTTAAAATACTATCAAATTTGATGGTCAATGTAACCCTTTCTTTGGCCTGTTTGCATTTTTCTGTTCTTGTTGTGGTACTTCATATGGTATGGCAAAATCCATTTAGGCACAGCTCTCTGTGGCATTATCGGAAGAGAAGCGTGTATCCAAACTTCGCTCACCTTTTTAGCTCCTCAAGTAGCCACTTCATAGACCATAGGCTCCTGCCTGCATTCTAGGACCCCAAAATATTGTGAATTCAATGTTAattccctattggaaatattcaattccgttcaattgaaaagtgataaatttcaatgaatgtatggaaattcaattgaatttcttcGCATTCAATTGTATTTccatatattcaattgaaatttgtcacttttcaattgaatgtaatttaatatttccaatagggttaacattaaaaaaaaattcagcactTCTCTAAAAATTGGCGTCAACGAGATGCCAAAAAGGGATAAGTCACCTCACTACACATTTTCCATTATCTTCTGCCAATTTATACAATCAAAGACGAGTGCACTCGTAGGAATATATGCAGGATGAATTTTGGGGTGTGGAGGTGGGAGACGTGAGGAGGGAGGGGACACAGGGAGGCGGCCTGCTGCTCCTAAGCTTGTCAAGCAGTGTAGACgttggaatatttttgttgcgGAGGCACAATCAAATTTGGCAATTTGTGGCTCAACGTTGGTAGATACCACAAACTGCACAAAACTATTGATCTATAGGAAGATAGGTCTGTTAATTCTACAGGGAATggtcattaaatattaaatttgtcatttttgaaCCTCCCCCCATAAATGGCCATTGAGCAAGGGTCAAGgtttcacctagaggtctcaaattttttaggCTTTATATATGATCAggtccacaattttttttcatttggccagatcaatttgaaaaaatatcattttttccgaTCCATCCCACTGCTCACACTGAAAGACACACAATGCCTACCACACCTCTGTAATGCCCGGAGAGGAAATActcaaaataagaaatgaaattaactatAGACACATTCAAAAATACAGATGGATATAGCTCATGCATATTTGGGAAAGCCAATCCCAAGAAGAAATCGGCCATTCTGGCCACATACTTATGAAATTCACAATCACAAAGGTTGCTGTAAACAATTATGTATATCATTGGTGATGGAAAATAGGCATAACTCTTGGCCAATACATTGGGCTACATGAGAGGGGAATTGGTTGCATAGACCCTCTGCCGAAAACGCTGGTGTAAAGTAACTTCGGTGGCTcagtggtctgagcatctgcatGGAAAGCAGGCCCTAAAAATATTGCCTGACTGGGACCAGAATCCAGAACTTTTGTTTGCAAATGCTCTACCAGTTGTGCTACCAGGaggcttagatttaccatgattttaaCAAGGATTTAGAGACAGAAGACACCCTTGCTTGGTCTTACCAGATTGACCAATAGATGGCACAGGGGCAGCTCACTATTCACCAACAGGGAAATAAGAGGACGAGGACAAAAGCATTTACCCAGCTGGGCATTTGTCCAATTTATGCTATGTGTTCCTAAACCTTTCTTTCCTCTTCTGTGACTTTATATTGACTGATTATGCTAGTGGTGTTACGTGAATGGATGAAGTAGAGTATGATGAAGTAGAGTACTCCCTGataaaaagtggtaaaaatgaattgattCCCAGTTACAAAGTAGCCAGGAAAGACCTTAAATCTATGGTATACAATGAACGTAGGATTAAAAttgatacatacataaaaaactCAAACAACATTATAAAGGCTTCATGGAAAGTGATCAAAGATAACACAAAATCCTCCTGTGGAACCCTGACCCCCTCCCCGATCTTCTTTAATGGCACTCCTTGCTCTGATCCATCAATCACTGCAGATAGCTTCAATAAACAATTCTGTTACTCACCCTCAACCctgaattccacaattgatttcaAAGTAGTTAACCCCGAACAGagtatttttctcttcccaagcgcgcaaactgaaattattcacattatTCACTCCTTCAAAAATAGTTGGTCAGCAGGTACTGATGGTATACCCATGCCTATAATTAAGCATGTTGCCAAAGTCATTGCTGGTCCCCTTTCTGACATATTTAATACCTCCATATGCTCTGGAGTCTTCCCAGACCTTTTCAAATATGCTTCAATTACCCCAATTCATAAGAAGGGCCCTCTAAATGACTCGGCAAACTACAGACCTATATCTGTACTGTCTGCCTTCTCAAAGATATTCGAAAAACTCTTTTACCATCATGTAATGAGTTAtctcaaaacctttaaaatactgaaaaatgcccAACACGGTTTCTGTAAATCCAAATCCACAAGTACAGCCATCTTTCAGTTATTAAACCAACTATGCACAGCTTTTCAGGAACGCAAATTAGCAGCTGGTGTTTTCTTTGATCTAAGCAAAGCCTTTGATCGAATTAATCATGAAATTCTCCTCTCTAAACTGCAGTCAGTGGGCATCTTGGGGAAAGCTCTCTCCTGGTTGTCATCATACCTAACTGACCGTCAGCAATTTGTCAAATATACCTCCAGAACAGCAAAAAGCATTACAGTAGTTAAGTCAAATCCCCTTACTGTGAAAGCAGGAGTACCACAGGGTTCTATACTAGGGCCATTGCTATtcctaattttcattaatgacttgccagacaaacccctcctccaaaatgccattctatatgcagatgacacctcaatcatttcaagtgaggtaaatacccacacagcacactcaaaatttataccgtataaaagttgcataaatggataggtataatatgcaaataatattccgtcgattatgcacataatatgcgaataatatgcacataatatttaaatattatgccgccgtaaactattactataatattgacataatatgtatattattacattgttagtaacatttcatcgttaattatgattcatataagaatcataaatcagcagccacccagcaaactcaaaaatcctattcagtataaaagttgcataaatggatacgcataaaatgcaaataatattccgtcgattatgcacataatatgcgaataatatgcacattatatttaaatattatgccgccgtaaactattaataatattgacattgtatgcatattatttcgttgttagtaacattttatcattaattatgattcttataagaatcattaattaacggccacccagcaaactcaaaatctattcagtataaaagttgcataaatggatacgcataaaatgcaaataatattccgtcgattatgcacataatatgcgaataatatgcacattatatttgaatattatgccgccgtaaactattaataatattgacataatatgtatattatttcgttgttagtaacatttcatcgttaattatgattcttataagaatcattaattatcggccacccagcaaactcaaaactcttttcagtataaaagttgcataaatggatacgcataaaatgcaaataatattccgtcgattatgcacataatatgcgaataatatgcacataatatttaaatattttgccatcgtaaactgtgattgtatccgtaaaaatcgatgatcatacatcctctgtatcaaaaaatgtgaaaaattatgttttaatatatcactaacaatttcgtatcgttcgcagaatactccgcaattattattattgttttattttccacaccGGCATACTCCGGTCTGACGAGGTAggcagcttggtagccatattgccgttgcgTCACGTTGCGTCGTTGTTAGCAGTTGTTAGTCATTGTTGTTGTTAGTCgttgttgccgtagccatattgccgtagttgggtgaattgaacgtatattgaaaaatctaagattaatgaggaaaagatgggtttaaggagctattttatgtcacagtactattctggtaacgcatatacgataaggaataataaacttcatggtatgaagaacaggactttatttaaaatcaaagtaagtacacgtgagtcgttgtcgtttgtcatagggtttgcaagcaaatctgaaattattaccTCCTAATTTTGAGAGTTATTCCcagtttttaattacctaaatgtatatattatgacggtactttttcagtcagagtcccagcttgaaaagtgaaggaaggctattccaaggaaagacgaagttatGGCACTTAGGTACTGatccaggttgtgagctgcactttcgccctgaagatatcacatacttgatgatatatgcatataattattttaatttgtgattattagtgACAATATGATCTTTATTGTTTCTGAGTgtattttcaagaacggcttgcttacatcgtttgcgtgattgctcgccacaactctatgactTACAGAGACaattatgcgattagaagacctttttgtggtttggaatcacattttggaccatttataatacattcgttaagaaaagaccgtagatgttcaaccatgcggatgtcatggaaggaatcatcgcgagtgtt encodes:
- the LOC124155692 gene encoding synaptosomal-associated protein 29, translated to MAGYNYNSAPKNPFYPEEDDDVDDETFLRGAKKGNSSYMLSPEYDQERELEEKRLQLLERKKMIEERTIQSSQRSIGILRESEQIGVATAEELVKQREQLERTERRLDDINSTLRTSQKHIQSIKSVFGSLKNYLSGRPNEVPRSQDMPRESSRPSPLTQRLDELAISERNEYVSDHPGLRVRGLGGEVERPSGHVGEILNKNLDEISGSISRLKGLARGLGEEIDVQNDLIENISTKADRADLSITRQNRDMKQILKK